The stretch of DNA AAGCAATATTATGTGGGAACACGGACAGGTTTTAGTCACCGATGAAAGCTACTGAAATGAAAGCGTGCCGTGtgcacacacaaagacaaaggCATTCACTACCAGGGAAGCTATTGTCTCTCACAGTGGGGTCAACGTGACTTCTATCCGCAGTGGTGTTTGACACAAGAGGGCTAATCTCCTGAGCTGACCAGGCACAGCTCATAAACAGGCTGTCTCTAAGGCTCAGAGTGGCAGCACACCACTTCATACACCTGAACACAACACCACTTCGGAGCAAAGAGCTGGCCTCCTGTATTTAGACACCATTCTGCTGGACCAGGGGCTTTTGTTTTGGAAAAGTTTGGGAAAGATAACCAGATTGCCATGGGGGGAAAAAGGCGGAGGAGGAGTGTGAAGAAAAGACTGGGAGAGCCTGCTGGGGGAGCTGAACTGAGGATCaagattaagaaaaaaaaattacaaaaaaaagagcAAGTGTACGATCAATggaggagaggggaaaaaaaaagcaagtgaGGCTGAGAAGTACAGAATGAACATTGTGGGAAGTATCAAGAGAGGGGAGGAGACTTGGAGGACAAGAGGCatgagtggttgctatgcgtCGCTCTCTTGCTCattcgctctctcgctcttgcgcGCACACACTCTCCCGCTTTCTCTCTTCCTACCTCATGGGAAATGTAGCTCGGCAGCCAACCCCACGGCGAACAGAGGACAGCACACTGATTACACAGCGGCAGCAACAAgggtcacaaacacacacagcaggtctGAAAGCGCTACGACGGCGGCTCTTGAGGCACAGATCTTCTCTTTCACTAGCAGCCATGGTTTCCCTTTTCCTCTGTCATTGTGTGCTTGGTTGAGGTCATGCTGGAGCGGACACTACTGGTCGGCAGTGTTCTCTAATGTTTAACTTCTTATGATAAGCGAACTGGACCCTGCAGGAGCTGAAAGGTAAGTCTGCTCTCTTGATCTCTATAGGTATtaggtagtgtgtgtggtggggttgCTGGAATGAGTAAAAACTCGTAgcgttatttaaaaaaaaaaaaatgaaaggggACGACAGTTAAAATGGGTGGGGGCTTGGCAGAGAAGTATCACAGCTTGCTGTATGTTTGGGAAAAGATTAAAATTCTCCTGCCATCAAAACACCAAAGTGGGCCAACTATGAGTCTGAAAAATATGAAAGCTATGAAACGTGTAAACTGCAAATCCATAAAATGAGGTATCTTGGAGACAATCTTATGTCTAAAGTGTTTTTAAGATTTTTAAGGTTTTCAAGCAGTTCTAGCCTAAAAAGAACCTCAAATACACATCTGAATCCCTTCCTACCCAGGAGTAAGGTCTGCTCCACAGAGAAGAATTTGACTGATCAAATCCTATGTAAACTTTAACTTTGCGACTTAATCAATAACCACTCAAGTAACTGGGCCCTCGCTAACAGACaattcagtgtaaatggagtGTCCAAACCTCGGCAGCATCCTATAGCAATTAGTCTTCAGTGAAATCAGCGACAGAGCATGCTTAAGTAAAATCCGGATATAAGGACTCGGGATGGAGGAAACATCCTTTATCTTATCCCTTAGAGAAAAACAGCAGGTGCAATTACTCTGTAAAAGGCAGATGAATTAGCCACTGATATTTAAATGCGAGTCCTTGATCCTGATATCCTTTTGcaaatgaagaaatgaaaatGTGTTATACCCAAAGGCCGCTTGCTATCAAAACTTGTGCATTTATTGCAGCAGTATTTCCATAgttgaacagacaataaaaacaaatgaagaGCAAAGCAGTGGAGACAGATGTAGGATGAAGCCCACAAACAATAAGGTTATATTGAATGAGGATCTTATGTtctatagttttttttattattattaataataaaaccttGCTTTGTCCTTCCGTAAAATTACCATTATGGAAAAACTCTCAACCGGAGTCAATATTTCTAatttcaagtaattttggaCCTTTCTATTTCTAAGCAAGGCTGTTTTTCCAGTTGTTAAACACGGCAAAAGCAACTTACTTACAAGCAAATTCAAATATTCTATTTAACCTCAAGATTGAATGCCTATCAATGAGCTTGCTGACTGTTCCAACCCCAACCTGTGTGTTTTAGCAGGTACTACATCAGCTGGTCCGTTTGATGCCGGACTATTATGCTCCAGCTTGAGAGCGCCAAGTGCAGTTTTCTCTTTTGCCTCGGAATCTGCATCTTTATCTGCTCGGTCATCTACTTTAAGGCCAAGAGCGGGGACGCTCCCAGGGCGCTGAGCCGTAGCCTCAGCTGCCACCCGTTCCCGAACAACTGCCAAGCTCTGCCTCCCAGTTCCTCTTCCACAAGATGGCAAAGAACGTCATGTCGAGAGTTCAGCTATCTCGAAGGTCCCTTGAACTGCTCTTGGATGCAGACTGAACTTCACTTCATTATGGAGCCTCTGAGCACAGAGGAGGAGGACTACCCTCTGGCCTTCGTCATCACCATCCACAAAGAGTTTGAAATATTCGTGCGTCTGCTGAGAGCCATCTACGCACCTCAGAACGTCTACTGCGTTCACGTAGACAACAGAGCTCCCGACGACTACAAAGCAAGTGTCAGAAACTTGGTTGGGTGTTTCCCCAATATCTTCCTGTCATCCGTTAGCGAGCAGGTGACGTATGCTGGCTTTTCTCGCCTGAAGGCCGACATCAACTGCATGGAGGATCTAGTAAGGTCGCCGGTCAGGTGGAGAAGGGTCATAAACCTGTGCGGGCAAGATTTCCCCATCATGAGCAACCTCGAACTCATTCGATACATGCAAGGAGCAGAATGGAGGGACAGAAACATGACCCCAGGGATCAAACAGCCAAAGTACATGCAACACAGGACTCAAATACAGCATGTGGAGATCAAAGGTGTCTATGTGGTCCCAAAGGGTCTCAAGAAGAACTTTCCACCAC from Salminus brasiliensis chromosome 7, fSalBra1.hap2, whole genome shotgun sequence encodes:
- the gcnt7 gene encoding beta-1,3-galactosyl-O-glycosyl-glycoprotein beta-1,6-N-acetylglucosaminyltransferase 7; the encoded protein is MLQLESAKCSFLFCLGICIFICSVIYFKAKSGDAPRALSRSLSCHPFPNNCQALPPSSSSTRWQRTSCREFSYLEGPLNCSWMQTELHFIMEPLSTEEEDYPLAFVITIHKEFEIFVRLLRAIYAPQNVYCVHVDNRAPDDYKASVRNLVGCFPNIFLSSVSEQVTYAGFSRLKADINCMEDLVRSPVRWRRVINLCGQDFPIMSNLELIRYMQGAEWRDRNMTPGIKQPKYMQHRTQIQHVEIKGVYVVPKGLKKNFPPHNLQIYFGTAYYALTRAFVKYVLNSSVAKDLLEWSKDTYSPDEHYWVTLNHVKEAPGSNIGGEWEGNIRAIKWKDQEGTAHQGCKGRYIRDICIYAIDDLPWIIKKNSMFANKFESTSFPEALDCLEQWHRHKVLQQAMVPIQLSWQLATEVNISSVTVAG